Part of the Neoarius graeffei isolate fNeoGra1 chromosome 15, fNeoGra1.pri, whole genome shotgun sequence genome is shown below.
CATGTACTGAAAGAGAAGAAATCATATGTACAATTACATATTGGTCAGAGGATTCACccaagaagccacaaggaagtgaGTTTGGAAACAGTCTCAGATTATAGATTGGTTAAAGCCCTTCCACCAGTTCACCCAACCAAGGGCCAGGGAAAAAGCACAACAGAATGGAACACAAGGGCCCTTTTGCATACCTTTATACCTGGGGATTTGCCCTTTAGAGTGACTTCTAGAGCTGGGCTCTTCAAACACCTCATCATTGCTGTAGAGCCTCTGCCTGTTGCTGTAGTCTGCATTCTCCTCGCTTTCTTCTGAACAATGCTTACTGGAAGATGGACCATCCAACTCTCGGCCTCTGCTTCTATCCCTATGCCAATGTCTTTCCCCATCCCTTATTCTTTCCTTATGTCCACGTTTCTCTATTTCCAAGTCCAAATCTCCATCTCTGCTTCTGTGTCTATAGCCATTTTGTCCCATGTCCACTTCTTTGTGCCGGAGTCTGTCTCTACTGGGGTCTGTATTCAGCTTATCTTGActtttgtctctatattgtgccttCTCTCCTTTTCTCCTTCTTCCTTTCTCTTCACCTCGATCTTTCCTCCTTGTCCTGTCCCTGTCTGATGTGTCATCTCGATACACTCGCTCCTTCATGGTcatctcctgttcttggctgtaacGTGGTTCTTCTTCTGCATATCTGTTTCTTCTAGCTAAGTATTCCTCTGGGTATTTAGTCCTTACCTCTGAGAGGTGATGCTCAGGCGCTTGCCTTCTTGCCTTGCCTTCATTTTTCCCTCGGTTCTGTTCAGATTTATGATGCTCTGAGACTCTTGAGGGCTCTCTTTCAACAGGGTATCGGTTTTGATTACCATGACTGTCCATTCGTCTATTTTGGTCCAATTTTTGAGTGCAATGATCTGGAGATCCACTACGACTGAACTCTCGGTGTCTTTCCCTGCCAGACACTGGCAAATCAGAGCCTGGGTATTCCACACAAGGGTCTGAAGGGTGTCGATACGCTGGTTTGAAGCATATGTAGGGAAGACAGAATTGACATAAAAGTACTGGTCATCATTCTAATGTGCAGAGTAGCAATAGTATGCTTATGTAGAGTcatgttttaaataaataaataaaataatcttgTGCATGATCTCTGCATTTCTGTTTATTTGTGAAGAAATTCAGGAATAAACACTCTGTATCTGCAATAAATATCCAGAATAATATTTTACACATTTGAATAAATCAGCCtaatatctgaatagttgaattATGCTCATACTATAAGTATGCACTGAGAGGGCCGGTGGAATTCATTTTACAGTAAAGAGATGTCTGCAAAAGTTTGAGAACCTCTAAGCTAGAAACAAAAAGAAATTTGGACAAACCTACTCAGTCATAGGTATTTTGTATTTTAATTGTTctaaacactgaagacatcaaaactatgaaataacacatgaaaCATGTTGGAAATGTGTTAaacaaaaaaagtttcatattttagattccttaaaagtagccagtgttttaccttgatgatgctttgcacactatagatgacttgcagccacgtgatcaaaacgtgctacgtcatgagcgtccactatgatggtggatatacaaagcaactaggacggcagctgctgaaagcgtgtctgtaaacaatgctgaattttctcagtattaccacaatttgaacagtCAAGCAaaagatagatgtgtgtggttttgtcccatattatttaaaaacgtCAGACTTCTCTGAAGACaggatgcttctaccgaccatagagtatgaatacaggtcatttcgtccaatagttaagacatatgcaccatcaattattttatctcatctcattatctgtagccgctttatcctgtgctacagggttgcaggcaaactggagcctatcccagctgactacgggcgaaaggcggggtacaccctggacaagtcgccaggtcatcacagggctgacacagataaccattcacactcacattcacacctacggtcaatttagagtcaccagttaacctaacctgcatgtctttggaccgtgggggaaaccggagcacccggaggaaacctacgcggacacggggagaacatgcaaactccgcacagaaaggccctcgccagccacagggatcgaacccggaccttcttgctgtgaggcgacagcgctaaccactacaccactacaattattttatatttcaggtatttgtttatttgttcgaaaaaaaggaggaattctcaatagaatttgaccgaagcaaaacacatttttgtaaagcaattgAGTGCCATAGTGCATGCGCTTCGACACTAAAGAGCGTACTAAGGGGGTAACCATGTTGGCCCGTGCCACTTGcagaccctgggatgagttcactcccttgtcattgcaggctgctcgcttgcatgtctatgtttccggttggatcatattaaatctttaggtgcgGAGCAGCACTCTCACAGGGAATTAATTTGTGAATCCTGGGCCAAGGAGCGGTCCTACCAACCAGAGACCGTGCTCTTTCAAAggaggaggcttagagggaggtgcctgtaaaatttggctttgctgtgagctccgttggccgagttattcatttttaaagccggctggatcatgttaaatctttaggcgcagaGCAGTGCTCATGTGGAGCTTTCGTTTGTGAACACAGGAATAccggaaatataaaataattgatagtgcatatgaaaaaggctttggacgaaatgtcttaactactggacgaaatggtcactgaattaagtgtcctgatccccttgtctcctctccgtactaagtctcagagtttcctcgccctccttccgaatcacagacggaattctaaaaaatcggaacgtgccacggtcacgagtactgctgtgaccacaaccatatacagcacaaagatatggcatagctaaaagaacgcttaaaacagtggaaaaacaaagagttgtgcacgcatgactatgttttgtatggaatgtcacttgaccctgcatttgcatctccaccaacatggccgacatccgggtttctattttgctttgatgtcacttgcaagtcagggAGTGGTATTatctcaaccagcttcatgaggtagtcacctggaatgcttttcaattaacaggtgtgccttgtcaaaagttaattagtgaaatttcttgccttcttaatgcgtttgacatcaaacagtaaatagccctattccacaactgtagtaatctatattatgccaagaactgctcaactaaggtaaaagaaatgacattcatcattactttaatacaTGACGTGTCTTAATTAGAGATGAAagtagagcaaagaaaaaaaaaccctgaacttttgaaagtcaaactaagatggggggggcaacgtcccccgaaaatattttaataacacgcaaaaccctgcactctagtgcattttagtacttattttcactaaaacaagttataacttttaagcctttttctttcatgtacattaatgattaacatgtcaaaaatatcacatttaattcccctagttaatgagtaattttcaggagtgcatttagaaaacgcagtgattttcctgctacacagttcattactttgaaaaaatatcagacagttgaaggtaaactcagcaaaatccctaaacagtcctgttaaaaagtaaaaggtctgttagagtttctaaagctttcaggtttcagtgttggggacattgagcctcgtttatcaatcttttagtagagttgtgcgtttgcagaagctaaagtgaactaaaaatttccaattcatatttatgcaagttgaagccaattgtttacattagctcgtattgtctgtaaatttaaacacaccaatgaataccaaatttctcatataaatcaggggcgtggggtgtgtgtgtgtgtgtgtgtgtgtgtgtgtgtgttgtgtcacacactgactggcagcctgagtacattatgtaacaaaaaataattaccattgctagttttaggcagcttagaaactggctcttccattgtttgctgtttcttccacgttttcttgatgatgtgttctagaaacggcactaaaacttagcttcgaagccacaaaatgcaactttgatgggaaaaaatatatatataataaattgcttacctctcttcacgtcaaaagaaggaggaaagttttgcttgttttgacatggcgaatcatCAACACAAgacgaaatactcgtaattcgcaactaaaaagactgcagctacactggcagcttgaacatgctttctagtgcaattgttttgcacttgcgcagaacggtgtcagtcctgcgcgccttagcatgTGCACCTTGGGCGCGCGCGCctcacgagctccggcacgcgcgccgttaacaaagaacacctgtttttaatcaatgaactgtgtttgggctatttaaggaccgcgcccatacaaagacgatgcgaagtattacgccacgtctaggaacacgaaaaataagaaaaataaatttctccattcggaaaaccggagattttcaagagttttgtcaaatatccggatttccgggtatttcgtcattagcggaaaaaatccggaggaattttcatgaaaatctaaaaatccggaattccgggaaaatccggaacactttcatgactacttaattaaataaaaataaagaaaaaacattgaattagaaggtggtgTGTCCaaccttttgactggtactgtatgtgcctttaccattttttttttaatgaacactTCCCAAAAGCCCTTCACTCCACCCCATTTTGGTCTGCTTGAAAAGAGAAAACATGGCTAGAGCTGGTAAGAACTCCATGCAACCTAATAATTCTCTGTGAGCATAAACCAGACTATGTGTTGGAAATAAAAGCCCCAAAAGAAACAATGTCAAGAAAAACAGTAAAACCAAAATAAACCCTGTTATCTCTTTTCCATGGTGGAGAAATGTATTGGTGGAAGGGGAAGAAGCTGGACAAAGAATCTGAGACATTGCTCCTGGACACAATCTGAATAAAACTTTGaatgtctgggttttttttttacatatcaaATCAATACGTTAATAATCAATTGAGAGAGCCAGGTAAGGTAACACTTTGGCTGAATTGCCTTCTTAGAAATGTATATCATCAGCAGCTATGATCAGCCCACTGCAGGGTGAAGGCCCCCCTCAGTTGGTGCCAAAGGTCCATGTATGAAATGTATGTAATGGCAGCTAACAGGGCTCATCACAAAGAAAAAGCAAGTCAGAGAaggcacttatatatatatataaataaaatataaaatatatatatttttagggGGTGATGTATAAATTAGAACTAAACGCCTTATCTTATGGAATGATCACAAACATTAAACATTTCAGCCATTTATCTATTTTCAGAGGTAAAGAAGCTGCAAACGTtctcacggaaaaaaaaaaaatcaattctcAAAACCAAATTATGCATGTCTTTTAAATGTCTCGTAAATTTGATGATGTTCCACAGTGCTGCTACTCATCCATTTTGCTTATCTACACTACATTTAAGTGTATATGGGTGCAGCCTTCGCTTTAAGCCTTCAAATTCaattacacacaaacacatatcaATATTGGTGCACAAGGGCAGGCCAGAAAAGATAGTGGCATCAGGTGAGTAATGGAGGAAATCTTGTTTTTCCAGTTTTGTGTTGTTTACCACAGAGAGTAGTCATTCTCCAAGGCTGAGACAGAACAGTAGTGAGTCCAGTGGCTGTTCACAAGAGTCTTTATGAAGAAACTAAGTCTTCATGACCAGCTACTGCTCACCTAAACTGCAGCTCTTAACATTTTTACACCAAATCAGCTGTTTTTTAGCAGTTGAGTTTTTAGCAGTTGAGTCTTGTTGCAACAGTGTGTGGATGGCATATTTTCAGTGTCGTCTTTTCACAAAACACTTGTCGACGGTAGAAAATGGAGTGTGCATATATACAGAGTTATACAGTAACCACCAAGCGCTTGGGGGGGAAAAGAGTTGTTAAACTCGTCTTACTTAAATGTACGCACGGGAAGAGTTTACATGCAGGAATGTAGAAAAGGTTACAGTAGAAAATTTCACTCTTTTTCATTCctattttggggggaaaaatatTACATAAAATCAATTAATAGGAAAGCGTGCATTTCCAGTTACAACTCTTTCTCAAATGCCTGGTGGTTACCGTAAAACCTTGTACATTGCCACACTCCAGTTTCCACCACTCCAGTTTCTTTTATTTAATACTGACAAGTTGCTAAAGAAACCAGCACCTATGAGAACAACTCATCCAACGTATCTTTATATTGTGCCTGAAATTTTTGAATAAATCAAACCTATAAAAGACACAAACATCTTCACCAACTTCCAAATGTCTCTTACAAGACcacaagagggaaaaaaaaatcaacatttgTGTATTTATGACATGGTTTGACCCAGAAATCTACAAGATATCATGGTGCACTCATTTTCAATGCAGTAAAACCCTGGACAGATCACAACTATGCAtgcatgaatacacacacacacaattactatTTACTCATACATACCTCCTTTGTCTTCATAATACTGCTCTTCCAGTTTGGCCTCCAGCTGCTTCTGCCTCCTCCGTTCCTCTTTCATCTCTCGCTCCTGCAGCTTACGAGCAATAGCCTAcattaaaacacaaacacaatGTTTATTTGGAGTTAAGTagttttcagcttttttttttttgactccaGGCCGTTTCAGTCCAGAGTTCAGTATAACTGTTAAAGTGTGAATGCTGTTTTCGAACCCAAGAGATGTCCCGAGATATCAATCCCTGGCTCTCTGAGAGTCTGGGGATCACTATAACTTGATTCAATTGGTCCCATTATGTCATGTTT
Proteins encoded:
- the ccdc50a gene encoding coiled-coil domain-containing protein 50 isoform X1, yielding MEDRSIDQKRLPGVREVCRDFAVLEDHCLAHNLQEQEIESHLASNIHKNRLVQQDLRVAKQLQEEEDQWAKAQSQKQHQDIERIDNEIAQEIQEQLVRQAEKQKQQEAKDEAIARKLQEREMKEERRRQKQLEAKLEEQYYEDKGAYRHPSDPCVEYPGSDLPVSGRERHREFSRSGSPDHCTQKLDQNRRMDSHGNQNRYPVEREPSRVSEHHKSEQNRGKNEGKARRQAPEHHLSEVRTKYPEEYLARRNRYAEEEPRYSQEQEMTMKERVYRDDTSDRDRTRRKDRGEEKGRRRKGEKAQYRDKSQDKLNTDPSRDRLRHKEVDMGQNGYRHRSRDGDLDLEIEKRGHKERIRDGERHWHRDRSRGRELDGPSSSKHCSEESEENADYSNRQRLYSNDEVFEEPSSRSHSKGQIPRYKGQSVQEEYGMGEAIHSLSQIDLRAQEFQDMEVARRLQEEELMANKLDKRAAQVAQDEELARRFMEEEEREYKKSREKERQQRRAERDSRLTEEEMARPRTREEYDHQKARNPKSSRPPPHIHNYVNVDSSYTYSDNYSPRPPSRPEAAYKGAYYRQ
- the ccdc50a gene encoding coiled-coil domain-containing protein 50 isoform X2; this translates as MEDRSIDQKRLPGVREVCRDFAVLEDHCLAHNLQEQEIESHLASNIHKNRLVQQDLRVAKQLQEEEDQWAKAQSQKQHQDIERIDNEIAQEIQEQLVRQAEKQKQQEAKDEAIARKLQEREMKEERRRQKQLEAKLEEQYYEDKGAYRHPSDPCVEYPGSDLPVSGRERHREFSRSGSPDHCTQKLDQNRRMDSHGNQNRYPVEREPSRVSEHHKSEQNRGKNEGKARRQAPEHHLSEVRTKYPEEYLARRNRYAEEEPRYSQEQEMTMKERVYRDDTSDRDRTRRKDRGEEKGRRRKGEKAQYRDKSQDKLNTDPSRDRLRHKEVDMGQNGYRHRSRDGDLDLEIEKRGHKERIRDGERHWHRDRSRGRELDGPSSSKHCSEESEENADYSNRQRLYSNDEVFEEPSSRSHSKGQIPRYKGQSVQEEYGMGEAIHSLSQIDLRAQEFQDMEVARRLQEEELMANKLDKRAAQVAQDELTEEEMARPRTREEYDHQKARNPKSSRPPPHIHNYVNVDSSYTYSDNYSPRPPSRPEAAYKGAYYRQ